In the Enterococcus rotai genome, CATTTTCACCAACAATATTAGTGAAAAGAGTACAAGCCGTTTTAAGAAGGGCGGAGCAACCCACAGCGACAGAGAAAAAAGAAGATTCTTATGGGGATGTTCGCATAAATTTCGACTCATCTATGGTATTTTTAGAGAATGAACGAGTAGCTTTAACAAGAATAGAGTATCAAATTGTAGAGTATCTAGCCAAAAATAAAGGACGTGTGGTGACTCGAGAACAGTTGATTGAAGCGGTTTGGGGATACGAGTTTACGGCTAATGATCGAGTTATTGATAGTCATATGAAAAATATTAGAAAAAAAATTCCAGGTCTGAATATTGAAACTATCAAAGGAATAGGGTACATGTTAGAGGTAGAAAAATGAAAACAAGAACGAAAACATTTCTATTTACCTCTGTAGTCATTGCGATTGTTATTACATTTAGTTTCGGACTGCTTTATTACTTCTTGCCTATAGTCTATGAAAATGATAAAAGGGAGAGAGCCTTCTCCAGTGCTCTGAAGATCATTAATGAGGTGGAAAACCAACCAATTGAAAGAATCCATGAGATAATGAGGCAAGAGGAAAAAAGTCAAGAAGATACATTCTGGATAATGAAGAACTCAAACCAACAGATTATTTATCCTTCAGAAGTAAGTAAAACGATTGACGACAATAGTGAATTAGTGATTGCTAAACAAACTTCCATTAAACCTCTCATAAAAACTACAGTAAAGGACTCAGAAGGAGATAAATATATAATTGAGGTTAGCATGTTTTACGAAAGCATCAAAGAAGTAAAAGAAGCGTTACTAAAAATTTATCCGTATATTCTGGGGGGGAGCTTTTTAGTCGGAGGGATTGGTGCGTATATCTATTCCTATTGGGCAACTAGAAGAGTACATAGTATAAGTAATAGAACAAAAAAAATGGTTGTTTTAGAAGAGCCGGTCGACTACGTTGTCAAAGGGAAAGACGAGATTAGTGATTTGGAAAACAATATTCAATTTCTATATCTTTCGTTGCTAGAAAACATCCAATCATTGAATCTAGAATTAGAAAAAAGTAATGCAGTAGAGCATTCAAAGTCTGAATTTATGAGAATTGCATCTCATGAGTTAAAGACCCCGATAACGGCGATGCTAGGAATAATTGAAGGGATGATTTTGAATGTAGGACGTTTTAAAGATCGTGATTATTATTTGAACGTATGTAAAGAAATATTAGAATCACAAAGTCAATTAGTTCAGGATGTTTTATTTATCTCGAAATTAGAAAGTGTGGAAAAATTTGAACCTTCAAAGGAAGTTTTTTCGCTGACAGATTTAACGAATGAAACACTCGCATTCTTCGAATTAATGTCTATTCAAAGAAAATTGACTTTCGAAGTGAAGTTGGCAGAGGTAGTGGTTGAAAGCAATAGAGAAGAGATAAAAAGGATCATTACCAATCTTTTGAATAACGCAGTGAAGTATACGAAAGAAAGCGGGGTTGTCAGTGTCACTCTAACATCTGAAATGTTGGTGATTGGGAATCAATGTACACCTTTGGAACAAGAAGAGATTGATAAAATATTTTTACCTTTTTACCGTCCTGACTATGCCCGCGCAAGAAAAGATGGAGGAACGGGTTTGGGGTTGTATATAGTTTCTCAATTATCTTTAAAAAATGAGTTGCCATTTAATTTTAAACCTATGGAAAATAAAAAAGGGATGGTCTTCACGTTAGAGTTATCATCAATTGTCAAATCATTAGAATAATACAGATAAAATCCACTTTCTATGCAAATAGACTCCATGTACCTTTGGTAAACTAAATGTAGTAAAACATTTAGGAGGAATTTAAGTATGAAAATAAAAAAAATTACTTTACTGGCGTTACTAACTATGCTTACAGCAGCAACATTAACAGCATGCGGAAGCAAAGAAAAGAAAGATGCAGATAATCAAGGCGAGTTAAAAGGCGAGAAAATGAAAAAATCAGAAGATGATGTTGTCAGTGAACGTACAGAAGAAGTTGATGGACAAAAGATGATAATCAAAACATTGAAAGATGGTTCAGAAATTGCTCTTCCTGAGGGTGTTGATTTAGACGATGTAGATATGCAAGCAGTTGATTAAGCTGAATAAATCAAAATAATTACATCAATTATGATGAATCCTAGAGGGAAATGCCTCTAGGATTTTTTACTCGGTTGAAAAAGTACAGTGCTAAAACATAAAGTAATTCTCAAGTTAAAGTTATAAAAGTTGCGAAACCCGTAGGCATTTCTCTTTCATACTTTGATATGGCTATTTAAGTATTCTAACGATCCATTAGGATAAGGCAATTCTAGCGCAGTTTTAATTTCATTTTGGTACTTCTTAAAAGGAACAATAGTCATTAGAAAGTATAGAGCCATAATTTAGAGGCAGACATAAAACTCAATGAGTTTTGTGTCTGCCTCTTTTTAGTTTAAACCAAGTAGTCAACGCATGTGCAATCTGAAAAATAAATCAAAGCATAGGACTCGTTGAAGTAAGAGTAATACAGATAAAATCCACATTACGCACAAATAAAATCCACGTTAGCCTGATAAACTAATCTTCGGAAGAATTTTATAAATAAAAAAAATATAAAAATAAAAAGATGTTTTATTTCATTTGTGTATTTTATGAAAAACGTTAATAAAAAGGAATAGAACATTAAAAAGTTGACGAATGATACTCACCTATTTTTGGAGGTTAAGGACTTTTAAATAAATCAAGAAATTGATGATGAAAGGGAGTTGTCCTAACAAGTAAGTATGCTATCAGTGAAATCTTCTGTGTATAGGGGAGGGGGATTAAGATGGATCATAAAAAAAATATATATATACCTTCATATCTCGTTTTTTAGTAAAACGAGAAAGATTCTCTTTCTATTTATATCTATATTTTAATTATTATATATTTTTTTCTTGCTACTAGGATAATTCTAATGGATTTAAATCAAAAACACAAGGTTTTTTTGAGAAAAAATTTAATTTTTCTTTTTTTTCAATAAAAATTATTCAAAAAATGACGATTTTTGAAAAGAACTACTTCTACTATAAAGCATTACTATTTGGTGGAGAACATAGGTCATTTTTTTTAGCCGTCAACTCCGCCGTCACGAAAACTTGAAAGGATGATTTATTTTGGCAAGAGGCGAAAACATATACAAAAGAAAAGATGGACGTTGGGAAGGACGCTATCCCAAAGCAAGAAAAGCTGATGGTTCTATCTACTATGGATATATATACGGGCGATCATATCGAGCGGTTCGAGAACAGCTTTTAGAAAAAAGAATTCTGCATACGCTAGAAAAAAGTTCATTCCAAAAACAATTCAAAGGGTCTTTTGAGACTTGGGCGATTATTTGGTTGAACCAATTAATGAAAGAAAATATTAAAGAAAGTACCTATGCAAGCTATCAAAATAAACTTACTTTACACGTATTACCCGTTATTGGTAAGACTCCCTTACATCGTGTGGATAAAAAACAGCTAGAACAGTTGATTAATCAACTCAAAGACAAACTATCACCAGCTTCTATCCACATTGTCTTTCGATTAGTCAAAAGCTGCTTGAAAGCAGCAAGAGACCGGGGCTATTTATATATAAATCCAGCTGAACAAGTTACATTACCTAAAATTCAAAAAGAACAGGTTCCTGCGCTAAACCGCCAACAACATACTCAAATCTTGAATGAAAGCAAGAAAAACATTAAAGGACTACCAATTGTACTTGCTTTAGAAACGGGCATGCGTATTGGAGAAATAAGTGCATTGAAATGGGAAGATGTCGATTTTGATCAACAAGTTATCCATGTACGTAGAACGAAGCAACGTATATTTGACTATGCTAATAATGCATCCAAAACAAAATTGATTGAAACTGCGCCTAAAACAACACGTGCTAAGCGTGTTATTCCATTAACACCTTGTTTGAAAGAACAACTTATTTGGGCTAAGAGTCAGGCGAATTCCTCTTATGTTGTCGAAAATCATGGGAAATCTGTAGAACCAAGAACGATCAGCTATCGATTTGAACGAATCAAAACCAAAGTAGGTTTATTAAATATTGGTTTTCATTCATTGCGCCATACATTTGCCACACGTTGTGTAGAACTTGGTATAAGTATCAATACAGTTAGTGCTCTATTAGGACATGCATCAATAAAAATGACACTAGATACATATACCTATTCATTTCTTGAAGATCAACGTAAAGCAATGGAAACTTTAGCTGTTTTCTCATCTTAATAACAGTAAAAATTAATTTTTAGGGTTGTTACGTCTCCCTTTTTTTTATTTTTAAATAACGTTCGTTTTTTAAAAAATTAGAATAATCAGTATAGTATTTTAAATTTGGATAGATGCTAAAATGTTATGTCCTTTTTCTAACCGTCACTTTCGCCGTCAATTATAAAAACAATCCGCGAGCTGTCGGTAAAAATTAGAGTAAGTTCTCGTTTTACTAAAAAACGAGAACTTACTCTGATTAAAATCTACTACTATCAATTTTACTTTTTTATTAAAAAAAGAGCAACGCATAACCTTAATGACTGAAACAAACTATTTTGTTCTCATTCATAAAAAATCAAAGAACGATCAGCAACCATTGTATAAAAAAGAGAGAAGGGAATAGGAATAATGTACAAGTTAGGAATTTTAAAAAATGGAGATAGAGCGCAAAGTACATTTGTGGATGAGATCATTGCGTGTTCTAACTTTAAAACTTCGTTATTCAACTGTGTAAATAGTAATGAAGAAATGTTCTCAGAAATGAACATCATTCTTATTGTGGAAAACCCAACTTTTGGGTTTGAATCTATCTGTGAATCTATTTTGGAATTGAGAAAATCTTTTCAAGGTATTGTTTGGATATTATCAGAAGAAATTTCTGACTTTAATCAAATGATTTACTATCAATTAGGAGTAGATGGGATTTCGAGTATAGACAATAATAAAGGGATTTTTCTATTACAACTAGAAAATCTATTGAAACATACAAGTAACAAAGAAGAGGTGAAAGAAGAGTCAAAAAGAAATGCTGAACAAAAAAAAGACTTCGCTCTAAATGAAGGTAGCTTGAGCTTAATAGTAAAAGATGGTTTTGAAATTTCTTTAACAAAATTGGAGTTTCTTGTCTTACGAGAATTATTTATTCATACAGGTGAAACCTTATCTTACGAAGAAATTTATAGAAAAATTTGGGTAGAGAAAAAGAATGATAAAACAGCAGATGCAAAATTTAGACAATATAGAATCACCAATATCATTTTTCATCTACGGAAAAAATTTGAAGAAGCACCAGGAAGTCCTGAATACATAAAGACAATTCGTTCTAGAGGGTACAAATTGGATCTTAAGTGAAGTTTTTGGGCGTACTTCAAAAAGTTACACATAAAGGCAAGTAAGGCCAAAAAAATTGGATGATTGAGAGTTGAAAAAAGGATGGCTAATGAACAAGTAGAAAAACATCAGAAAAAAGGGTTGGGATATATATTCTTTATAGAAGGGATATTCTCTGTCTTATGGATAGGCTACTTATTCAAATTCTATTCTTTTTATAAGGAAGCCTACTTTTATGTAGATAAGCGCTTATCGTTATTTATTCAAATGCTATCCATTTTAAATAATAACTGGGATGAAATATTTATCTACTTTATTTTAAGTTTCTTCCTAATTACACTCACTTTATTTATGAGTTACCTACTATATTTAACAAATAAACGAGCGTTACGAAGGAACAAGTCAACCCCATTTATTCTATGTTTCAATTTATTGTGTTGTGCTTCGTTATTGGCTAATGTGTGCGGCTTCATCTTTTTCGTCATTACGATTTTATCTGCAAGTTTAGTTTATATCATATTTACACTGGTGAATTTAAACTTGGATAAAGAGAAGCCAGAGTCAGAGTATGATGAAGGGGACATTATTGAAATTAAAGGTCCGTTTAAAACAAAAGAAGAAGCTCAAAAAGAAATCACTATTTTTTTCGATAAATGGAAAGAAAAAACAATTATTTTAGGTGAAGAGATTTACATAGAAGATGGTAACTATTACGTGGATATTTATGTGGATACGATAAATAAATAGCATTTTAAACTTTTAATAGTAAGGAGTAATCAAAATTTAGATGAAAACAAATAAATTTATATATTTAGCTTTGTTTGTGAGTCTGTTTCTATTTCTATTTCCCGTTCAATCAATGGCAGAGGATGATAACTTGGGATACAGCGTTTCAGCAATTCTGAATGGAAAACAAATTGACCCAGAAAAAAGTTACTTTTATATTCAAACAACACCAGGAGAGCAACAAGAATTAGCTGTAACAATAAAAAGTACGAAAGAAGCCCCCGTTAATGTAAAAGTTTCTGTTCAGGATGCATTTACTGGAAACAAAGGAACGGTTGAATATACATCAGACAAGGAGTTACTTGATTCGACGTTAACTAATCCTATGAGCAGTATTCTCAAAGTTGAAACACCCAAAGTAACTGTAGAAAACTTTGGCGCAACTGAAGCGAAATTTACTCTAACGCCACCGAGTGAAAGTTATCAAGGCGTTAAAATGGGGACATTGGTTTTTGAAGTAGATGACTCAGAAGAAGATGCAGGCCCAGTAGGTACTGAATTTTCTTATCGAATTGGTATTTTGACTTCAGAGACAGGTGAAGAATACGAAAATTCTCAAACGTTGAATTTACTTGATGCAAAATCTATGCTTTTGCGAGGTAAAAAAATGATTTTAGCAACATTACAGAACCCAGAGCCAAAAGTTCTATCTAGATTAGCGATCACTGCTGAATTAAAAAATAAAGAGACTGGTAAGGTAATGAAAAAAGAGCAAGTTGAAAATTATGCTTTAGCACCCAACAGTAAATTTGACTTTGAGATGGATTGGGGAACTTCTAATATACCGGCAGGTAAATATGTTTTGAAGATGGTTGCCAAAAGTCCCTATAATGATTGGCAATTTGAAAAAGAATTTACAATCACCGGAGAACAGGCTAAAAGTATGAACGATCAGAGCGCTTTTAAAATTATAACACCGACATGGATTAAGGGCGCTACGATTTTATGTCTGAGTTTAACGATTGGGGTAACTGGAACACTTCTAGTGAGAAGGAAAAAAATGGAAGCAGAATGGGAGCGAAGACGTAAAAGAAGGAAAAGGAAGAAAAAGAAAGAAGGGAAATAAATGAAGAAATTTATTTTAGGGTTATTTTTCTTAGTTATAGTTAATGGGTTGTTTGTTGGTACAACGGCTGAAGCGACAATTAAATCAGAAGCGACCGATGTGGGAGTCATGTTTAATAATAAAAAGGTACAACAACCAATCGTACCTAAACTACCAGATACCAACGTACCCTATATACCTAAGCCAAGTCCAAGTTTTAAGGGAAACCTTCCTTCGACGGGGGATTTGATTACATCCCTTATCTGGACACTCTTGGGGTGTGCGGTTTTGATTATGTTTGTAGGGGTCTTTAGCTTGAAAAATATTATGTTAAGAATCACTTAGGAGGAACAAAAACAAATGATGGATTATCTATGGCTCTTTATTTTGGGTGGGATTGCTATCCTTTCGCTACTCATTTTTCTGATTACGTTATCAAGAGACACGTTTTTAATGAAAAAATTAAGAAAAAAGAAAACGAACTTTATTTTAAATTTCAGTTTACTTTTCACGACATTAACATGCTTAGGCTTGATTGTGTATCTATTTACCTTATTAAAAGAACAGATAGAACTCTTGCAATAAGAACAATGAACAACTTATAACAATAACTCTCACCAATCTATATCTATGCTATCTAAGGATGGTATAAAAAATGAAAAAAGCGATTTTAGCTACATTACTTTCTGCAACAGCATTAACATTGTTTGCTGCTCCAGCTAGTGCTACTGAGAAAACAACTAAAACTGATGTTGGGGTTCAGTTTAAACCGAGTGGACCAACAATTCCTGCTGAGGATATGAAACCTTTCAAAGATAACTTAGCTGTTGTCTTCAAACCAAGCAGTTTCAAATTTGGACCAGCTGAAGCAGTTGCTGGTGCAGTGAAATTAAATAACGTTAAGGGTGACAATAGTAACCTTGATGGTGCTACAATTTCAGAACAAGGCCAATATTTAGTAGTCAACGATGACAGAGACTTGGAAAAGTCGGCTGATAAGAAAAATAGTCCATGGACTTTAAAGGCAAATATGTCAGAGTTAACAACAGCTGATGGCGCTGCTAAATTGGCTTCTGCTAAATTGGAAATGAATTTAACAGGTTTGAAAAAATATAACATTGGTAGTGTAATTGGTGCGGATAATGATTACGTTCCTATGAACCCTTGGGATGCCGCTGTAAATGGCGTTAAACCTATTGATAACTTTGCAGTTGCGGGTGAATCAGGTGTTACTTTACCAACAGATACAAAAGTTGTCTTAGAAGCTGGTTCTACTTCAAAATCTGAAATTATGACGAAGAAGACTGCAAATGAGTATAAAGGCGGAGTTGCTACTGCGATTACAGATGTAAAATTAGCTATTCTTGATGCAGACCAAGATGGTAAATCATTTGCTGGTACAGTTACTTGGTATTTAGATGATAATCCAACATTTTAATTAACACACATAAATCTAGAAAACAAAAATACACAAATATAAAAAATAAAGCATAGATATAGATTGGTTAGAGAGTTATTGTTATAAGTTGTTCATTAAAATGAAAGAAAGAAACAAGTTTAGAAATAGGTGTTTAAGTAGTATGGAGTGCGATTAAAAAATGAAAAAACAGTTGGCTTGTTGAAAAAAAATAGATCAAGAGGTTGTATTTACATGAGAAAAAATCATTTTTACCCAGTTGTTGTTTTTCTGATCTTTTTATTTATTCATCCAGTCGATGGTTTTTCGGCAGAGGACGTGTCTAGTGTAATCAGCGATTTTTCCTATGAAATTCTTTATCCTGAAAATCAGAAAGATAAAACTCTTGGGTATTATGACTTGTTGATGAAACAAGGAGAAGAACAGCAGATTCAATTGCAACTCAATAATGCATCGAATCAACCAATGCAAGTGGCAATAGCAATAAGTAGTGCTAAAACTAACGGAAATGGTGTAGTAACATTTGGACCAAATGATATTAAGACGGATGCTTCTTTAAAGCACGATTTAGCTAAATTAATGACTGCTCCTGAGAAAGTTACGATAGCTCCAAATGACCATACAGTAGTTGATTTTACTATTTCAGTACCTGATGAAGCCTTCGATGGGTATATTGCTGGGGGGATTCAGTTGAAACCCATCGTAAAAGAGCAAACTTCAATAAAAAAAGACCAAGTGATTTTGAATAAATTTGCTTTTGTCATAGGTGTACTACTAAGTGAATCTGAAATTCAATATGTACAACCAGATCTCCAATTGAATGATGTCTCATTAAAGTTGAAAAATGCAAGATATACTTTGTTTGCTAATATATCGAACACCAAAAGTAATTTTGCAGAAGATCTGATGGCAAAGATTAAAATCAGAAAAAAAGGTGAAAAAAAAGCATTTTTAGAAGTTGAAAAAGAAAAAATGCGTATGGCTCCTAATTCGATGATGGAATTACCGATATTTTTAGAGGATCAAAAAGTAACGGCTGGTGAATATGCAGCAGATGTTGAGTTGAAATCTAAAAATGGACAGAGTTGGAAATGGGTCAGAAACTTTGCTCTTTCAAAGCTTGAAGCTGAACGAATAAATAAACAAAAAAGCATACAAGATGAAGTGCCACGCAATCATTGGTGGTTGATACTGGGAATTCTATTCATCTTTTTAGTAGTCGGTGGTCTGTGTTTTCTTTATTTTAAAAAGATAAGTAAATAGATCGCATGAAGAGGCATGGCACACGCTAAACGATTACATTAAAGCAGTAAACGGCTCCGCTTTAGTATGTAGCAAAAATACAAAAAAGGAGAATCAGGACATGAAAAATAATAATAAGTTGAGAATAGGTTTGTTTATAGGTATAGTCGTCTTTGGACTTGGTATGGTCACTTGGATGAATACAGCAAGTAGTTCAGTAAAAGCAAATTCTACTAACGCAAAACAAGCCAATTCAGCTAAAATACTTGATCCAGTAGAAAATACTGAAGGATTGAGTGCAACTGCCAAAAGGGTGGTATTATCTCAAGATGAGGCATTTCCGGATATTGCAACTGAAGAAGGCCGTAAGCTGATTTTTTCAAAACAAGACTTTCCAGGGGACAAAAAAGAGGTTTCCTATGAATATAGTGATGCTAAAGGCACTGCCAAGAAGCCAAGCAGTGCAAATGCTGGGTTTCAATTGGTTTATGTGAAAGTAAGTGACAAATCTAGTAAATCTAACATCCTTGTTCCTATTCCGGTTACTGTAACGAATAGTGGAACGACATTGTTATCTGAGGATCGAGTAGCGATTCAAATGGACAATGGACAAGACCAGATCCAACTTCAATTGAATGAAGTAAAGGATAAAAATGCAGAAGAACTACAACAAATAGTTAAAGAAAAAGCACAGGTTCGTGCTTGGCGTACAGATAATGGCGAAGAGTTACCAGTCGCTGTTTCAGAAAATACAATCGATCCTTCTGTCGCTGGAACATATAAAGCAACGTTCAAAGTTACTTTAGATTCAGAAACCGTTCAAATGGAAAAAGAAGTGAAGGTAGAAGAGAGTGCCAGAGCGTTAAATCCAGCTCCACGTGCTGAGGATGGTTTTACATGGAAATTATTGCCAGCAAGACAAAATGCATCTCTTTATGATATGAAAAGAAGTAGTTTTTTTAGAATGTCAAATGGTGACACCTCTACGAGCAACCTGAAGTCCTATGCGTCATCTGCATTAACTATATTACCTGACAAATCAGTGGGGTATGACGTAGCTAGAGACTCGGCTTCCATATTTGGCGGATTTTCAGTGGGAGCATCTACTGTAATTCCCTCTGTAAATGGTACATTGTTACCATCAGTGGATGAACAGTCTGCTTCTCTTTCTACAAGTGTTTATCAGAGAAGTGATGGTCTTGGGATAAGGAAAGAGTTAATCAATACTAAACTAGGACTTAAATACACTTATGAGGCGACAGTAGCAACTAACCAAAGTTATAGAGTCCAAACAAAGATTGAGAATATTTCATCTTCTACAGTAACTTTGGGATTTATTAATAAAGGAATATTATCTAGTGGTAGTCGAAGTAGTTTTGCCCAGAAAAGTGCTCTAAGTGCAATAGGGAATGGGCGAGGGGTAAAAGGTAGGACCAAAATCAACTCTACCGACGAGATGGCGTATGCGATAGATTTCAAGCCAAGGGTGGATGATCCCTATACGTATTGGGATGTAGTGGATAAGGCAGAAAGTGGGAACTCAAGTGAGAAGAGCGCTGCCTGGGAAAGACTCAACAGAACAGCATTAAAACCTGGCATGGAAAAGACGAAGTTTAAATCAGGAGACACTATATTTTCTGAACCGCGTTTTGGGTTTTTCTTTTCAGGAGGTGTTCCAGCAAGAACTGTGGCGAGCGGAGAATCTGTTAGTGGAACCTGGGAGTTATTTTATGGGGAACCTCTTCCGTATATTGAAATCGGCGCAACTCCAGAAGAACATAACGTATACCCAGATACAACAGAGCAAGAATTTAAATATGACTATGTGTTAGGCAATATGCCTTCAAATAGTGCCTTTGGGACGATGACGGTCACTTATCCTGATAATAGTAAGGAAGCAAGACCTTTTACTGCAGCAAATCCGACAGGAACGATTACTGTTCCTAGAACTAAATTACCAGAGCAATTAAGTAATAAGCCCGGGACAATCCAAAGCTACGAAACCTCTTTGCTAGCGATCAATGAATCAGAGGGGATATGGCAAGGTCTTCCATCAGAGGATAAAATTCTTTCTGTCAATGTATATAATTTAGGTGGATCGCCAATTGCTCAAATAGTTAAAAAGGATAGTATTTGGAGCAAAAAACCATGGGAGTTGATTAGTAATCCAGTTATTTTACCAGGACACGACCCAGATTATAAATTTGTGAATCCTGCAAAACCAGTGGATACATCTAAAGTAGGGATGCAATTTACGGAAGTTATTATGACTGATACGGCCGAACCGACCAGATCAGTGATTATAAAAGTCCCTGTGATGGTGACGACGGAGGATCCAATTCCGACAAACGGATTATATATTGGAGCTGACGACTTTACTATTGATCAAGAGGAATTGAAAAACTTAACAGAGGCACAGATACCAGAAATGATTCTAAAAAATTCAAATGCAGCGGCTTGGGATGCTGCAACAGGTTCAAGTGAAGGAATTGATTTGTTTGTTAAAGAGACAACATTAAGCAACACATCGGACAATTCAAAAATATACACTGCAAAAATTAGAGCCGAAAATGCTGATGAGTTTAAAGAGAAGACAGTCAACATCACCGTGACAGCAAAATCAAAATTGACGATCAATTTTATAGATGAAAAGAATACTACGTTAAAAACAATTGAAGTGACAAAAGAGATAGGTCGACCAACAGATTTAAGTAAAGATCCAGATGTAATCCAGGTGCTTCAAGATTTAGAAGCCGATAATCGGAAATTAGAAGAACGGCCAGCTAACGAAACGGCCTATCCAATTGCTGCGACCAACCAACCTGTCAACTATCGTTTTCGATCATATTCAAAATGGACTGTTGAATTTGTTACTACGAATGATGATGGTGAACAGCTACTTCCTTCTGTTGAGCTAGAAAAGAGAATTGGTATAACGTTCAACATGCGAGAAGAGGAGCCGATAGCTGCTGCACTAAAAACGCTTGAACTGGAAAAGCATTATGATTTAATGTCATTTCCTCAAGATGACGAATCTTTTACTGTAAGTGCAAGTGATAATGGGCGAGTTCTTCCCTATGTTTATGAAGTAGAGGCAAACATAAACATTCATTTTGTTGATGAAAAAGATACAACTATCAAAACAGTTCCTTTGATAAGAAGAGTTGGTCTTCTTGATTTAAGTCAAGATCCGGATATACTTGCGGCAATTCAGACACTCAAGGAACAAAAGTATGAAGTAATCAAGTCACCAGAAAATGTGACAGCTTATCCAATCAGATTTGATACGGATGTGACCAATCCAATCATTTATCAAGTTAAAAAAATGGAAGTACCAGTAAACATTCGATTTGTGGATGAAGACGGGGTTGATATACCAAAAGTAGAGCCGATTAATTCAAAGGGAATTATAGGAACTCCTCTTGACTTGCAACAATTTGACACAGAGATTCAAAAACGATTAGAGATACTCAAAGGGGAACATTATGAACTAGTAGAAAAACCTGCTGATAATCAAGTGATAACTGGACCAGGTGCTCTAGACGTATTCTATCGTTTTAAAGGATCCTTATTCATTGGC is a window encoding:
- a CDS encoding DUF916 and DUF3324 domain-containing protein, whose amino-acid sequence is MRKNHFYPVVVFLIFLFIHPVDGFSAEDVSSVISDFSYEILYPENQKDKTLGYYDLLMKQGEEQQIQLQLNNASNQPMQVAIAISSAKTNGNGVVTFGPNDIKTDASLKHDLAKLMTAPEKVTIAPNDHTVVDFTISVPDEAFDGYIAGGIQLKPIVKEQTSIKKDQVILNKFAFVIGVLLSESEIQYVQPDLQLNDVSLKLKNARYTLFANISNTKSNFAEDLMAKIKIRKKGEKKAFLEVEKEKMRMAPNSMMELPIFLEDQKVTAGEYAADVELKSKNGQSWKWVRNFALSKLEAERINKQKSIQDEVPRNHWWLILGILFIFLVVGGLCFLYFKKISK
- a CDS encoding sensor histidine kinase translates to MKTRTKTFLFTSVVIAIVITFSFGLLYYFLPIVYENDKRERAFSSALKIINEVENQPIERIHEIMRQEEKSQEDTFWIMKNSNQQIIYPSEVSKTIDDNSELVIAKQTSIKPLIKTTVKDSEGDKYIIEVSMFYESIKEVKEALLKIYPYILGGSFLVGGIGAYIYSYWATRRVHSISNRTKKMVVLEEPVDYVVKGKDEISDLENNIQFLYLSLLENIQSLNLELEKSNAVEHSKSEFMRIASHELKTPITAMLGIIEGMILNVGRFKDRDYYLNVCKEILESQSQLVQDVLFISKLESVEKFEPSKEVFSLTDLTNETLAFFELMSIQRKLTFEVKLAEVVVESNREEIKRIITNLLNNAVKYTKESGVVSVTLTSEMLVIGNQCTPLEQEEIDKIFLPFYRPDYARARKDGGTGLGLYIVSQLSLKNELPFNFKPMENKKGMVFTLELSSIVKSLE
- a CDS encoding response regulator transcription factor, which codes for MKPRILVVEDDTMTNQVICDFLEEKDYDVLSALDGEEAWGIFENEMLDLILLDIMLPTISGLELLERIRKTSDVPIIMLTAIDQEHTQLISFKQKVDDYVIKPFSPTILVKRVQAVLRRAEQPTATEKKEDSYGDVRINFDSSMVFLENERVALTRIEYQIVEYLAKNKGRVVTREQLIEAVWGYEFTANDRVIDSHMKNIRKKIPGLNIETIKGIGYMLEVEK
- a CDS encoding DUF916 and DUF3324 domain-containing protein, which gives rise to MKTNKFIYLALFVSLFLFLFPVQSMAEDDNLGYSVSAILNGKQIDPEKSYFYIQTTPGEQQELAVTIKSTKEAPVNVKVSVQDAFTGNKGTVEYTSDKELLDSTLTNPMSSILKVETPKVTVENFGATEAKFTLTPPSESYQGVKMGTLVFEVDDSEEDAGPVGTEFSYRIGILTSETGEEYENSQTLNLLDAKSMLLRGKKMILATLQNPEPKVLSRLAITAELKNKETGKVMKKEQVENYALAPNSKFDFEMDWGTSNIPAGKYVLKMVAKSPYNDWQFEKEFTITGEQAKSMNDQSAFKIITPTWIKGATILCLSLTIGVTGTLLVRRKKMEAEWERRRKRRKRKKKKEGK
- a CDS encoding tyrosine-type recombinase/integrase, which codes for MARGENIYKRKDGRWEGRYPKARKADGSIYYGYIYGRSYRAVREQLLEKRILHTLEKSSFQKQFKGSFETWAIIWLNQLMKENIKESTYASYQNKLTLHVLPVIGKTPLHRVDKKQLEQLINQLKDKLSPASIHIVFRLVKSCLKAARDRGYLYINPAEQVTLPKIQKEQVPALNRQQHTQILNESKKNIKGLPIVLALETGMRIGEISALKWEDVDFDQQVIHVRRTKQRIFDYANNASKTKLIETAPKTTRAKRVIPLTPCLKEQLIWAKSQANSSYVVENHGKSVEPRTISYRFERIKTKVGLLNIGFHSLRHTFATRCVELGISINTVSALLGHASIKMTLDTYTYSFLEDQRKAMETLAVFSS
- a CDS encoding winged helix-turn-helix domain-containing protein translates to MYKLGILKNGDRAQSTFVDEIIACSNFKTSLFNCVNSNEEMFSEMNIILIVENPTFGFESICESILELRKSFQGIVWILSEEISDFNQMIYYQLGVDGISSIDNNKGIFLLQLENLLKHTSNKEEVKEESKRNAEQKKDFALNEGSLSLIVKDGFEISLTKLEFLVLRELFIHTGETLSYEEIYRKIWVEKKNDKTADAKFRQYRITNIIFHLRKKFEEAPGSPEYIKTIRSRGYKLDLK